Part of the Trichoplusia ni isolate ovarian cell line Hi5 chromosome 16, tn1, whole genome shotgun sequence genome, CTTAGGTTTCAAATGCAGCTTCTGTCCAACACTGTTTTGGCATGAAACTGATAGAGAAACTCATCAGGTTCGAGCACATTTCTTTAACCACAAAGAGCATTTCTTCAAATGTGAAACCTGTAAAGAAATATTCAGTGATAAGGTAAATAGCTCAATAGTCATCTTCCCATTTTTTTGAcccaaaaacaatttttaactatataataattaagaaagtaatgCAAGTCTCTGGAATTTTATATTCAgctactttaattaattttgaaatgaatggtatttttattataatacaatttcataattatttttgtatatactATATATAATATCACCTCTAACACAATGCACTAAGGTTGATTTTCCATCTACATGTTATCACCTTTTCGTTTCCCAGGTCTGGTTCATCCACCACTACTTAGTAACCCACAGTATTGCGGGGAAGATTCCTCTCTACCTCCTCAAGTGCTCCCTCTGCTGCCTGGTCCTGCCTGATATAGAGAAGATGAGAGAACACTTTAACTGTGAGCATCCTGAAGCCAGGAAAGTCTACTGTTCCTTGGATGCCTGTAAATACAAGCCTCTAAGTCACAGAAAGTCTTTTAAGCTGCATGTTCGGGTAAGAAAGAAATAATGCTGTTGATTTACATTACTCTGTAGGCTGCTAGCATGCCTACCTGAGGTATTATGACAATCCTTATAATATCACGCACATTTCATTTGTCATTTCAACACACAAAACGATCAGTATTAGAACTTGTCTAGTATTGAAAGTTTGTTAAATTCCGCGAACTTATTTAGATTTTGAAGAATTTATACTCCTTCGGTTTAAGTACTTCAAAAAAGTAAACTATCttatctatatatgtatatatattgttaacgaaacctccttttcaaagtgaaacctccttcaagatccttagtgaaacctctttcgaacctgggatttgacaagcagtccgctataaaagacggagcgctcttagcaacgctctctctccggtgtcagctggcttcgctggaacatctccgtgaccttcgttgtatttattcagcatagcagccatattgttatttcgataattgccattcatacctattcctttgcagtaattagagtttgatgtattaactttaagttatctttgtaatgattgggtttaattgtttgtgacgtaaccgtgcttgctttttaaaaacctgtcctcacttctggtttctaagaatatatatatatatatatatatatatatatatataaagtttCTGTGCTTTATACAAAGACACTATACTGATATACACTTTTGATTTGTTGACTTTTTGGATTTTAGTCGCTTTAACtaaatttttatacaaaatacctAAACGAATGAAGTTAAGTCAGCAAATGCGTGCGTagaatttatgaatttattctACAGAATACAGATGGTGGTTGTCATTTTCCTactaaatctttaaaaaattaGTATACTCAAttctcaatactttatttgctCTTCACAATGTATATATAAAGGTCTTAATAGGTATCCATGATTACAGACCATCCACACGGCGAAGCCCCGTCCGGAGCGCGCGGTGGAGTGCCAGGTGTGCGGGCGCGAGTTCAGCAGCGCGCGCGCCTGCGGGGCCCACATGGCGCAGGCGCACGGGCCCGGCAAGTTCAAGTGCAAGCTCTGCAGGGAGGTGCTGCATACTCTCGACGAGAGGTATATGTCATATTAGTGgagtttcaataaattattctcaaaAATGTTGGGTAGGCATTTGCCATCTTCATAAGTCTTTATCAAGATCCACTTCAGATCAGCTCTGGGCTCATAAGTTTATCTTGTATGTGCCACATGGCTTAAGATAGCAGCTTGAAAAAGTTTATCAATTCTAAATTGGATAACCATATAGCTTACCtttgtaaatgaaaaaacaataatacaccCTCTTGCCTTACTCAATTCTTTAGTAACTCAGtaattttacatacaaatgatcaaattcaattaaaatcaatcaaatgaaaatatttcaatttctgGTAATCCTTAAACAGGCGCTTCAGAAGTGTTGCAAAGtctcattcttatggagaagaagcGGCAAAAAACACCATATAACTttacatcaaaatttatttcttcttttcaaACAACCAAAAGGTATTCCACTAAAATGTTTTCCCAATCTCCAGGAAGCTACACTACCTGATCAGCCACCCGGGCCAGCACCCGTTCGAGTGCAACGAGTGCGGCAAATCCTTCCAGTACAAGTCGTCGCTGTACATGCACAAACAGGACCACCTGCCCAACAAGCAGAACTACACCTGTACTTACTGCGGGAAAAtatttatggtttgtttacattacggtaataaaaataatagattttgtttaaaaataacaaaggtTCATTACAACGTGGGTACTTAAACagcatttaaaaacatggaaacAATCAATATTGTTACCTGGCGAGACTTGGTCCTCTGGGTTAAACTATATAGGATGGGAACACTGGGATTACCACCTAAGTCATAACGAATTCCTGTGTGTTTTTGACTGTCTTTATAGAAGTtagaaagtttgacaaccagtctgactaagggctATTATGCCCCGGTAACTGGgtggaggaggtcagatagccaGTCGCTTtttgtaaaacgctggtacAGCCGCCTCCAGAGgcactggaagccgaccccaacataagagggataaggctaggccgatgactcCTCATGATACGCCCCGCCCCACAGAAGCGCGACTCGTTCCGCGAGCACGTGCAGATCCACGAGGGCCCGCGCCACGCGTGCTCGTACTGCCCGATGCGCTTCATACTCCTCATGATACGCCCCGCCCCACAGAAGCGCGACTCGTTCCGCGAGCACGTGCAGATCCACGAGGGCCCGCGCCACGCGTGCTCGTACTGCCCGATGCGCTTCATACTCCTCATGATACGCCCCGCCCCACAGAAGCGCGACTCGTTCCGCGAGCACGTGCAGATCCACGAGGGCCCGCGCCACGCGTGCTCGTACTGCCCGATGCGCTTCATACTCCTCATGATACGCCCCGCCCCACAGAAGCGCGACTCGTTCCGCGAGCACGTGCAGATCCACGAGGGCCCGCGCCACGCGTGCTCGTACTGCCCGATGCGCTTCATACTCCTCATGATACGCCCCGCCCCACAGAAGCGCGACTCGTTCCGCGAGCACGTGCAGATCCACGAGGGCCCGCGCCACGCGTGCTCGTACTGCCCGATGCGCTTCATACTCCTCATGATACGCCCCGCCCCACAGAAGCGCGACTCGTTCCGCGAGCACGTGCAGATCCACGAGGGCCCGCGCCACGCGTGCTCGTACTGCCCGATGCGCTTCATACTCCTCATGATACGCCCCGCCCCACAGAAGCGCGACTCGTTCCGCGAGCACGTGCAGATCCACGAGGGCCCGCGCCACGCGTGCTCGTACTGCCCGATGCGCTTCATACTCCTCATGATACGCCCCGCCCCACAGAAGCGCGACTCGTTCCGCGAGCACGTGCAGATCCACGAGGGCCCGCGCCACGCGTGCTCGTACTGCCCGATGCGCTTCATACTCCTCATGATACGCCCCGCCCCACAGAAGCGCGACTCGTTCCGCGAGCACGTGCAGATCCACGAGGGCCCGCGCCACGCGTGCTCGTACTGCCCGATGCGCTTCATACTCCTCATGATACGCCCCGCCCCACAGAAGCGCGACTCGTTCCGCGAGCACGTGCAGATCCACGAGGGCCCGCGCCACGCGTGCTCGTACTGCCCGATGCGCTTCATACTCCTCATGATACGCCCCGCCCCACAGAAGCGCGACTCGTTCCGCGAGCACGTGCAGATCCACGAGGGCCCGCGCCACGCGTGCTCGTACTGCCCGATGCGCTTCATACTCCTCATGATACGCCCCGCCCCACAGAAGCGCGACTCGTTCCGCGAGCACGTGCAGATCCACGAGGGCCCGCGCCACGCGTGCTCGTACTGCCCGATGCGCTTCATACTCCTCATGATACGCCCCGCCCCACAGAAGCGCGACTCGTTCCGCGAGCACGTGCAGATCCACGAGGGCCCGCGCCACGCGTGCTCGTACTGCCCGATGCGCTTCATACTCCTCATGATACGCCCCGCCCCACAGAAGCGCGACTCGTTCCGCGAGCACGTGCAGATCCACGAGGGCCCGCGCCACGCGTGCTCGTACTGCCCGATGCGCTTCATACTCCTCATGATACGCCCCGCCCCACAGAAGCGCGACTCGTTCCGCGAGCACGTGCAGATCCACGAGGGCCCGCGCCACGCGTGCTCGTACTGCCCGATGCGCTTCATACTCCTCATGATACGCCCCGCCCCACAGAAGCGCGACTCGTTCCGCGAGCACGTGCAGATCCACGAGGGCCCGCGCCACGCGTGCTCGTACTGCCCGATGCGCTTCATACTCCTCATGATACGCCCCGCCCCACAGAAGCGCGACTCGTTCCGCGAGCACGTGCAGATCCACGAGGGCCCGCGCCACGCGTGCTCGTACTGCCCGATGCGCTTCATACTCCTCATGATACGCCCCGCCCCACAGAAGCGCGACTCGTTCCGCGAGCACGTGCAGATCCACGAGGGCCCGCGCCACGCGTGCTCGTACTGCCCGATGCGCTTCATACTCCTCATGATACGCCCCGCCCCACAGAAGCGCGACTCGTTCCGCGAGCACGTGCAGATCCACGAGGGCCCGCGCCACGCGTGCTCGTACTGCCCGATGCGCTTCATACTCCTCATGATACGCCCCGCCCCACAGAAGCGCGACTCGTTCCGCGAGCACGTGCAGATCCACGAGGGCCCGCGCCACGCGTGCTCGTACTGCCCGATGCGCTTCATACTCCTCATGATACGCCCCGCCCCACAGAAGCGCGACTCGTTCCGCGAGCACGTGCAGATCCACGAGGGCCCGCGCCACGCGTGCTCGTACTGCCCGATGCGCTTCATACTCCTCATGATACGCCCCGCCCCACAGAAGCGCGACTCGTTCCGCGAGCACGTGCAGATCCACGAGGGCCCGCGCCACGCGTGCTCGTACTGCCCGATGCGCTTCATACTCCTCATGATACGCCCCGCCCCACAGAAGCGCGACTCGTTCCGCGAGCACGTGCAGATCCACGAGGGCCCGCGCCACGCGTGCTCGTACTGCCCGATGCGCTTCGTGCAGCGCTCCAACATGCTGCGCCACGAGCGCCGCCACACGGGCGAGCGGCCCTACGCCTGCCCGCACTGCCCCAGGAGCTTCGCCGACAAGGGCGCCTGCACTTCGCATACTAGGTAAGTCTTTTAATGTCTATTGAAGCAGATTCAAGGTGGAGAAATAgagataattttaacaataaaatcgaTATAGCTACCTAGGTTTAAGCTTCTTTAACATCTTCTGTAACATTatgaaatgcaaataaatatatgaatatgatcCAAATCCTCACATCTATCCAGCTATGCAACCATGTTGTACATAAATATTCCCGATTTTCCGCTCTGCAGGTTGCTCTGCTTGGAGATGCAAGAATATTTAAGAGTATAGACGGAAAAACAATTAGACAGCACACGTAAACATTTAAACACCTCAAACCAACCAACCTTATACCTTGACGTACATAAAAACTTAACTTACATATAAATATCCACAGGTCGTATTAAAACCATTACCATTGTATTATCAAAGATTATCCATAATAATTGTGACtatccataataatatttaaaatacacgaattattataagtaaatacaaaaattttcaGGACCCATTCCAAAGACACATCTTACGCGTGCATGTATTGCGGCAAGACATTCGTACAGAAGTCTAAATTGACGTACCACATCAGGAAACATACAGGAGAGAGTGAGTATTCAATTAGTTTCGTACTTAGGATGCTccatagttataaaaaaaacatgttaacaTATTAGTATGAATGATAACGACAATCTGATTGCATAACATTTTTAGATCTACGGAGCTGATGAACTAATAAATGTcctgaaaatgtaaataaaaaaatatcgaatatttgATCTGAATATTGTCTTGTTTTTAGATCTGGAGACTTGCGGCGTATGTTCGAAACTGTTTACAAGCGCTTGCTCGTTACGAGAACACATGAAGATACACCAACGTAAAAAGGAACTTGTTAAGTGCCCTCTATGTGGTAAGTTTAATGCACAATCctacttcctactaatattataaacgcgaaagtttgtgtgtatggatgtttcttgtcttttctgtatttttttactgtcaGGGATGAGGGAAGAGCGGAGTTTTCTACTACTGGCATTTTATAAGCTTAAATTGAGACTTTAGGACATGTATTTTGAACCAAATTGAtatgaaataaactattactattattacttgAAGACAATTATATTGTTACATTTCAGATCGTAAGTACGCGGACGAGCGCTACATGCTCCGCCACCTCCGTACGACGCACACGCACGAGCGCTTCCCCTGCCCCATCTGCAAGAAGCTGCTCACCAGCGCCTCGGGGCTCAGGCATCACGTCATCACGCATAGCACGCTTAAAACGCTCAGGGTGAGAATATATACAACATATGCTAAAAAATGAGTAGGACGCTGTAAATTTGTATAGGGTCGTTTTTTCAGCCAAGATCGTACGGACGAACACAGGCGTCTTTCAGTTGCAGGCTAAATTTTTTCgcgttaaggatttgattatcAGTCTGATGacgtatttaaatttttatttactagaCTAGTTAAAAAAGTAACTCCTTGTAGCTTAAAACAGTCTTTTATTGCATAAATTTTCGTGATTGTCACTAAATGTCCTTTCTATATTCAATTGTTACAGTGTAAAATGTGTCCAAAAGAATACTCAGTCAAAAGGACGATGATTAAACACTTCCGTCGTCGACATGGCTTCAAGGGCACAGAGCCAAACATCAAAGAATACTTTACCAGACTGGACCCCAGAGACTGTAACCTGGATCTCGACGAAGAAACTATGACCACAATCTTCGGACCAGCGAAGAACAGATCAGAAGAAATACTAGTAGGAGACTTCGTTACACTTACAAATATAGAAGAAAATAAGGAATTAGAAGTGGAAGTCGAAGTAGAAAGAAATGAAACTCTAGAAGAAGAAAAGTCACAAACAGATGATGAGAAATCTACAGAGAGTGAGCCTGTCATGGCAAACGATGACGGGAAGATTGTTATTAAAGTTGAACCAGCGGAACCGCCGCCCGAACCAGCAGAGTTAGAACCGACTGACTTCGTTAGCGTTAAGATTGAGTCCATGGATGAGGAGAACTAGCATCCGTTTTAAACACTGGCTAATTGTAGTCACTAGGTGTTGTTAGAGATGAGTGAGACAATTAAATAGGAACTAGAGGCCTACCGCCATATCTTAAGGTAAGaatgttgcagttgtggaacaAAGACAATAAAGATAGTAATGAGTACTAATGAGCCATCGCACTTCCACATCAGTAACTGTACTTTAAGAAGTAGCGGCAAGCCTTCTCACAGTATCGTGAAAGAAGGTGAAGCGAAGAGAGGCGTGTATCATTGGCATGACTCTCTCATGCTTTTTCATCCGTCATGAGCTGCTTCTAGTCTTACCGCGTTAAGGTGTCATGTCATGTTTGGACCTGCTTGCAGTCTTATTGAATACCAGCATTTTGTAGCACCGGCCTACGTAAAATGGACCACAGTTTGGCATCACTTACAAACCTTGTGATTACAGTTATTCagtgttttatgttaataagtCAACAATTGTTAAGTAAATGATATGATAAAGTCCTAACTGTGCTGTGTGAATCATAATAATGCTATCCTTTTTTTGGATTCGTTAAATGTATCTGCACAACTAGGCACTAATGTTTGAATACTTTGAAAGCTTATTTCAGGTTCAAAGACTCCATCAATGGGAGAGTCACTGTTTTCTTGTTTGCTATAGATTATATATATTGCAATATGTATAAAGCTGTTTTAATTAGAGTATATACTTAACATAAGGTTttatatcttaaagtaatatttaactgGTTGTTTTACAATCTGTTATTTCTAGTGCAATTATATGTTACAAAGGATAATAGTTAGGCAAAGTTCTAAAGTTAATTTAGAgcaatttttactttatattaagattgaaatgtaaagtttttataaaaccacAAGATAATGTTTTGTCTAACATCCACAACAtagttcaaaatgttttataatattatttgtaaatactttCTTCCTTGTTACCtttgaaatattcaaaaacattcCATATTCcacatcaaaaataaacaaaattgcatTGTTGAAATctggtatttttattgttacaaatataCTAAAATCACACATTGAAGTTATAGTAAAATATATCTAGCTGAAACAAGTAATCTCAGTAATACTTCAGTTGAATAAGTTAATTGTAGTAAATTCCTATTAGATACATCTAAATATTATATAGGCTAATGTTCTTACTATTTTAAGACTAAGTTGTTTGTCTAAGTAAACAAGTATTCTTGATTTACCTGGTGTTTCATTGACTCTTGATAAACTGACGTTTATACTAACAGTGTGGTGAAGacttatgttataaaaaataaataagaagttTTAATGACCTATGAATAATATGTACATTGTTGTATTTACATCTAGTTTTAAAATTGGCATTcatgaagaatatttttgaacCTCCTCCAACTGttactcattacaaaaaaatgttttcctaaACATATAATACACACTAAGATGTAATTTTCTTATACTCTGAACTGGTATGCTTCAAACTTGTTTGATCTATACTTCTCCAGGAACTCTggcaaatattatattgtaaccATTTCGCCTGCTCGATTtagaaattacaatattatttgtctGGTTGCAATACTTGCAATTCATCTTGAGTTTTTCTTTCACCCATCAAACTCTTTCCTTTTAACATTTGCATAAAGAGCATTGTACTCCAATATCCCTTGTTTGTGGATCCATATCAATCACTAGTTCAAGTTCCTGACTTGAGTCGTCaaaattctgaaaatataatacctaTGTTTAACTGTatggtaaacaatcttggtctTTTTGCTTAAGAATAAAGATTTGTGTTAAATCATATGTTCAATAAAGcataccaaatcaaatatacaagttgtaaaataaatcagttgattatttatttaatatgtttgtgttCAAAGACAAACCTGATTTAGAGATTTAGGTGCTCGTAATCTAAATGTCAGTTTAtctcataacattatttatttttattttggtatgtAAACAAAAGGCTATGAATGATTATTTTCCCCAATGATAGTCTTAAAGGCACTATATTTTGCTTGGGtatgaaataagaattttattagAAGTTGCCATAAGCTTCTATGAAAgatgaatttgaaaaaaacatcTTATTACTTACATAGGGCTCTTCACATGAGTTTTTATTCGAACCATTTTTTCCACTTTCACGATTGATTTGATGTTGAAGAGcgcgttttcttttaatttcctttttctCATCAGATTTCTGGTTCCATGTAAATTGGCTAGGAACCGCTTGTGGTTTCAGTTTAGGAGGAGCTGAAAAATGAATAgaatatacttataaatataggtataagcTTGCTCGTTTTTCCGCGTCAGTTTGTCTTAAATTCTTAATCAAGAGGCCGTAAGACATGATTACTACTTACGATTATCTGTTGTGGGCTCTTTGTGTACAGCATAATCGTCGGGCATGAAATGTTTATAGCAAACTCGGGCATATTTTGAAGGGATATACGTTTCCCTGCGAATCGCCACTAGCCATTGCTTAGCGACGGCTTCATCTCTCGGAAATTTGTGTCCTCTCTTTTTTTCCGTGCACATCGGAACTGCACAATACTGAGGCATATTTGGTCTTTTACAGTACCGTGTTCAGccacttttaattttgttgcagcttttattaaaacattattttcgtGTCCCCAGCTTTGACTCTGGCTATATAAaccaaaacataaacaaatgtttagtaaATGTCAAGTCATGGCTTTACGTGcgataaaatatcaaattataaaatgaatgtaggtttcaaatttacaatatgtttttatacagTCAAATCGCATTTTTTCCtagcatttaaaatttaaatcctaATATTAAGAAAAccgaaataatttccataaaatattgttttagaacGCAAGCGATCAGCTGTTAACGCGGAAACGTCAGTGTGAGATTCAGTTTGACAATAAAGTTTTAGAAGTAGACTTTGACCTATAGATTATTagaatttctataataactaagTAATAAGAAATTGCGTAATGgcttagatattaaaatatacacctTACTCCATTTCCTAATGCGATAATTCCATTACTTTAATCATGTATAATCCCGCTGTAACAGTAAGAAGGATCGATGTTTTGATTCGTATTTTGGGCAATCGTAAACAAATATTAGCTGCTAACCCAGTGAGAAGTTATGCTAGTGAGGATAAAGTGACCATAGGAGATATCAGTAAAGAGATTAAGGATCCTAAAAAGGTTGAATATGTGCCTCGAAAATACTGTAAGTGTTTACCTTGAAACTTTAGTTTATAACCTATAAATTTAAGTTTACGTCATGTTTTAGCCGATATCTTTGAAAGTAGACTTAATTAGGAGTACTCTAAGAAATATATAGGATGTTTTAATCTGAACATTACACGAAAAATGCCTTTAGATTGAATTGATGTTATTAAGgcaaactattttaataaattcttagcAGGAagatacaaataaatcaaagaaGTGAActggaatataaattattttgctcTGTATCCTCCtgttaaatttcattaaa contains:
- the LOC113502147 gene encoding zinc finger protein Xfin-like, encoding MSSDDSDDEPLSVIAANKKLNPDLDIIPSDGSARPSKKRKKTVPPKRLSITIKFNKTGPQQPVIERPSDVWLYLKDLNPSGPYNCLLCSEWFINRSKMIMHYVLNHKKDFCGICRYFVADREAWWNHVKFHTPWPCSQCVENFETEVGLRNHLRSVHNLVHCRLCHFRVLNGDPYNTHLFQKHNVSNVSNKDEDTLWELEYDGTSNFICLLCSKTNNSVRTFFNHYMGYHHFTLKCFTALLAGRDAPFSVCGADLRSEFVAEQLKNHTRYGYVDSDFKPPEMGGESCDTKDLLKVLIPEIKQEMFTADENKNDEAAGPQARDDDDDDVYKTYNGDDDFDVTLTEILVIHKCYKDYIGDILCDINSNCVYEYSDIDYGKAIMDPTVNIDCGLCKTHYSSLSSFLTHMFKMHCVKSAPLFSCRVCATTFDTQGELESHVSDELGDFEDLFICQFCDEEFPDREATRRHLTDHWDLIEYDNCFSPHLGFKCSFCPTLFWHETDRETHQVRAHFFNHKEHFFKCETCKEIFSDKVWFIHHYLVTHSIAGKIPLYLLKCSLCCLVLPDIEKMREHFNCEHPEARKVYCSLDACKYKPLSHRKSFKLHVRTIHTAKPRPERAVECQVCGREFSSARACGAHMAQAHGPGKFKCKLCREVLHTLDERKLHYLISHPGQHPFECNECGKSFQYKSSLYMHKQDHLPNKQNYTCTYCGKIFMKRDSFREHVQIHEGPRHACSYCPMRFILLMIRPAPQKRDSFREHVQIHEGPRHACSYCPMRFILLMIRPAPQKRDSFREHVQIHEGPRHACSYCPMRFILLMIRPAPQKRDSFREHVQIHEGPRHACSYCPMRFILLMIRPAPQKRDSFREHVQIHEGPRHACSYCPMRFILLMIRPAPQKRDSFREHVQIHEGPRHACSYCPMRFILLMIRPAPQKRDSFREHVQIHEGPRHACSYCPMRFILLMIRPAPQKRDSFREHVQIHEGPRHACSYCPMRFILLMIRPAPQKRDSFREHVQIHEGPRHACSYCPMRFILLMIRPAPQKRDSFREHVQIHEGPRHACSYCPMRFILLMIRPAPQKRDSFREHVQIHEGPRHACSYCPMRFILLMIRPAPQKRDSFREHVQIHEGPRHACSYCPMRFILLMIRPAPQKRDSFREHVQIHEGPRHACSYCPMRFILLMIRPAPQKRDSFREHVQIHEGPRHACSYCPMRFILLMIRPAPQKRDSFREHVQIHEGPRHACSYCPMRFILLMIRPAPQKRDSFREHVQIHEGPRHACSYCPMRFILLMIRPAPQKRDSFREHVQIHEGPRHACSYCPMRFILLMIRPAPQKRDSFREHVQIHEGPRHACSYCPMRFILLMIRPAPQKRDSFREHVQIHEGPRHACSYCPMRFILLMIRPAPQKRDSFREHVQIHEGPRHACSYCPMRFILLMIRPAPQKRDSFREHVQIHEGPRHACSYCPMRFILLMIRPAPQKRDSFREHVQIHEGPRHACSYCPMRFILLMIRPAPQKRDSFREHVQIHEGPRHACSYCPMRFVQRSNMLRHERRHTGERPYACPHCPRSFADKGACTSHTRTHSKDTSYACMYCGKTFVQKSKLTYHIRKHTGENLETCGVCSKLFTSACSLREHMKIHQRKKELVKCPLCDRKYADERYMLRHLRTTHTHERFPCPICKKLLTSASGLRHHVITHSTLKTLRCKMCPKEYSVKRTMIKHFRRRHGFKGTEPNIKEYFTRLDPRDCNLDLDEETMTTIFGPAKNRSEEILVGDFVTLTNIEENKELEVEVEVERNETLEEEKSQTDDEKSTESEPVMANDDGKIVIKVEPAEPPPEPAELEPTDFVSVKIESMDEEN
- the LOC113502151 gene encoding THAP domain-containing protein 1-like → MPQYCAVPMCTEKKRGHKFPRDEAVAKQWLVAIRRETYIPSKYARVCYKHFMPDDYAVHKEPTTDNPPPKLKPQAVPSQFTWNQKSDEKKEIKRKRALQHQINRESGKNGSNKNSCEEPYNFDDSSQELELVIDMDPQTRDIGVQCSLCKC